AAGTGTGGGACAATGAGGGGGACGCCATCTATGACCACTTATAGGCGCGGCGACGTCATCTTGGTGGACATTGCTTTCAGCGGCGCTGAGGGGCAGAAACGCCGCCCGGCCGTTGTCATCAGCTAGGCGCATTGTCGGCAAACGCCTTCGAACGAACTGAAAGGGGCGTGGCCGCGATTTTGGGGTTCGGTGCATCTTCGTTGTAGGACTCACTCTCGTGATTGCCGGGTGGGAGCTAGGGGGCCAGCAGGCAAGGCGGCAAGACGATCTTGACGGCTTGCTCAAAGCATGGTAGTGTAGCTGTTATCGATTCCGGGAACGATAACAGCTACGAAAACCGATTTCCGGCATCGTGCGTGGCGCACCCGCAGCGCATTCCCCCCGTTCGTCGTTCCTATCAAGCACAAGATATCCCTCTACCTGAGGGAGTTCAAGGAAGGCAACAAGAATGGGCGCGATGGCGCGGTCGGAGCGTGGCAGCGGCGTGTCTCATCCACCCTTTCCTGACGAAAAGGAGGTGATGGCCCAGATCACGATAAAGCAAAATAGCTGCGATACCTACCTTGTTGAAACAAGTTTGGCGCTTTCGACAGGCTCTGTCGCGGGCGCCCTCACCCTTCAGTCGAGGAGGAACTGAAGATGAAAAAGCTAACGCTAGTGCTGCTTGTTGTCGTCTCCATTCTCATTGTGGCAGGTTGCGCCGCGCCTTCGACGCCGCAGATCATCAAAGAAACCGTTGTCGTCGAAGTCACCAAAGAGGTGGAGAAAGTCGTCGAACAGACGGTGGTGGTCGAGAAAGAGGTGCAGGTGGAGGTCACACCGACGCCGGTTCCCACTGCGGCCCCACAGATGATCATGGGCTTCCCCGCCGCCACTGAACAGGAAGCCAAGACCGCTCAGGCCGCCTTCGACGCCGCCGATAAGGGTCAGCCCGATCCGGCGTGGAAGGGGCAGTCGTTCACCATCGGCGTCTACTCGGCCGGTCAGCGCGGCGCTATCTCAGGGCCGACCTACTTCTGGCGCGGGAAATTCGAGGAACTGACCGGCGCCACTTATGACATCGTGGAGATTCCGTTCGCCGAGATGCGCGAGAAGATCTTCACCGACTTCCAGACCGGCGCTCACAAATACGATGTCATCCTCAACTGTTCCAACTTCTACGGGGATTACATCGCCAACGACTTCATCCAGCCGCTCGACAAGTACTTCGACGATCCCCGCATGCCCAAGTGGGAGCCGGAGTCGGTGTCGCCGGCAGTCCGCAACCTCTTGCAGTGGGGCGGGACCTACTACGGCACCCAGAACGATCATGACGCCCAGGTGCTCTACTACCGCAAAGACATCATCAACGACCCCAAGTGGCAAGAGGCCTATAAGCAGGAAACCGGCGAGGACATGCCTGTGGCCATGGACACCTGGGAAGATGTCCTGAAGATCGCCCAGTTCTTCAACGGCAAGGACTGGAACGGCGATGGCGACCCGGATGATGGCATCACCCTGCATCTGAAGGTGGGCGGCCAGGGCTTCTTCCATTTCATGGCCCTCTCGGCGCCCTACGTCGTGATCCCGGCTCCGGGCGACGACCCGACCAAAGTGGACAAATACCACAACATCTACTACTTCGATCCCGACACCATGGAGCCGCTGATCAACTCACCGGGCCATGTCAAGGCCCTGGAGATGTTGCTGGCGCTGTCCAAGGCCGGCCCGTCGGCCATGTGGGGGTGGAGCCTGGGCGAAGCCTGGGCCGACTTCCTCTCCGGCAACGCGGTCATGACCTTCTCTTGGGGTGATGTTGGCTCACTGGCCGAGGATCCTGCGCAGTCGGTGATCCAGGGCAAGTTGGGCGCGCGCGGCATCCCCGGCACCAAGGGTCCCTATGACATGGAGAAGAAGGAGTTCCTGAACCTGGACAAGCCCAATCTCGTGGGCAACCAGGTGGGCTGCTCCTGGCATCCCGTCCTCTCCAAGTACGCTAAGAACCCTGACCTGGCCTACTACTGGATGGCCTGGCAGGCCACTCCGCCGATCAACCACTGGAACGTGTACATGGGCTGGACCGGCGTCGACCCCGGCACCACCTACGACTGGTTCCCGCCCTACGGCACGGCCACCATCGAGGAGTATGTGAATGGCGGCTACAATGCCGACGATGCCAAGGCATTCATCGGCGCCTTCCAGGACAACTTCTACAACTACCCGATCTTCCAGACTTACATCCGCATCCCTGGCACCACCGAGATGATGACGGCCTGGGATATCCACCTGTCGGAAGCGGTCACCGGCCAGATAACGCCGCAGGAGGCGCTAGATCGCACCAAAGCCGACTGGGAGGCCATCATCGACGAGCAGGGCAAGGACAACCTGCTGAAGTTGTACCAGGAATCCATCGGCTACACGCCGCAGTAAACCCGGTCCGTTCAAGCAAGGGGAGGACTTTCAAGAACGACGAGACAATCAGCGCGCGGGCCTGAAAGTCTTCCCCATCTCAGGGGGTGAACTATGCAACAACGAACCCGCACTAAGTTTCTCTTCGTTGTGCCGGGGATCATCTGGGTTCTCTGCTTCACCATCTTTCCCCTGCTCTACTCGCTCCGCCTCAGCTTCATGCAGGCCAAAATGGGGACGACCTCGCGCTTTGTGGGCGTCCAAAACTATGTACGCGCCTTCCATGACTATCGCGTGGCGGATGCAGCCTCGGTCACGCTCTTCTTTGTGCTGTGCAGTGTCATCTTCACGGTGCTGCTGGGGCTGGGATTGGCCCTCATTTTCAATCGGGCGATTCGCGGACAGCGCGCCTTCCGCGCCCTCTTCACCATGCCGATGTTCACGGCGCCGGTGGCGCTGGGCTACCTGGGCCTGACCATCTTCCACGAACAGGTTGGCGCCATCAACACGGTGCTCGCTGCCCTGGGCGTGCTCAATTTACCACCATGGTTTTCCTCCGTCTGGCTGGCGCGGCTTGCCGTCGTCATTGTCGACGTCTGGCAGTGGACGCCGTTCTGTTTCCTGGTCCTTTTGGCGGGCCTGCAGGCGCTCCCCGACGAAGTCTACGAGGCCGCCGTGCTCGACACTTCCTCCGCCTGGGATACGTTTCGTTACATCACCCTGCCTTTGCTCAGCCCGGTGCTGTTCACGGTTGCCATCCTGCGCCTGGTCGAAGCCTTCAAGGTTCTGGATATTCCCTTTAGCATGACCAACGGTGGGCCAGGCGCCGCCACGCAGACGTATTCTTACTACATCTATCTCGTCGGCTTGCGCAACTTCAATCACGGTTACGCCTCGGCTCTGGCCTATCTCCTGCTGATCGTGATGATGGGCATCGCCACCTTCTTCTTCAACCGCATGCGGGCAAACTATGAGTAAGGAGTCGT
This genomic interval from Caldilineales bacterium contains the following:
- a CDS encoding type II toxin-antitoxin system PemK/MazF family toxin, whose amino-acid sequence is MTTYRRGDVILVDIAFSGAEGQKRRPAVVIS
- a CDS encoding sugar ABC transporter permease, translated to MQQRTRTKFLFVVPGIIWVLCFTIFPLLYSLRLSFMQAKMGTTSRFVGVQNYVRAFHDYRVADAASVTLFFVLCSVIFTVLLGLGLALIFNRAIRGQRAFRALFTMPMFTAPVALGYLGLTIFHEQVGAINTVLAALGVLNLPPWFSSVWLARLAVVIVDVWQWTPFCFLVLLAGLQALPDEVYEAAVLDTSSAWDTFRYITLPLLSPVLFTVAILRLVEAFKVLDIPFSMTNGGPGAATQTYSYYIYLVGLRNFNHGYASALAYLLLIVMMGIATFFFNRMRANYE
- a CDS encoding extracellular solute-binding protein produces the protein MKKLTLVLLVVVSILIVAGCAAPSTPQIIKETVVVEVTKEVEKVVEQTVVVEKEVQVEVTPTPVPTAAPQMIMGFPAATEQEAKTAQAAFDAADKGQPDPAWKGQSFTIGVYSAGQRGAISGPTYFWRGKFEELTGATYDIVEIPFAEMREKIFTDFQTGAHKYDVILNCSNFYGDYIANDFIQPLDKYFDDPRMPKWEPESVSPAVRNLLQWGGTYYGTQNDHDAQVLYYRKDIINDPKWQEAYKQETGEDMPVAMDTWEDVLKIAQFFNGKDWNGDGDPDDGITLHLKVGGQGFFHFMALSAPYVVIPAPGDDPTKVDKYHNIYYFDPDTMEPLINSPGHVKALEMLLALSKAGPSAMWGWSLGEAWADFLSGNAVMTFSWGDVGSLAEDPAQSVIQGKLGARGIPGTKGPYDMEKKEFLNLDKPNLVGNQVGCSWHPVLSKYAKNPDLAYYWMAWQATPPINHWNVYMGWTGVDPGTTYDWFPPYGTATIEEYVNGGYNADDAKAFIGAFQDNFYNYPIFQTYIRIPGTTEMMTAWDIHLSEAVTGQITPQEALDRTKADWEAIIDEQGKDNLLKLYQESIGYTPQ